In Thermanaerothrix sp., the DNA window AGGCTAGCCCCTGGAGGGACTGGATCTTGGCCGCCGCCTCTTGGGGCGTCATGAGGGACCGGTAGGGTCTTGGCTGGGTCATGGCGTCGTAGCTGTCCGCCAGGGCGAAGATGCGGCACTGGATCGGTATCTGCAGCCCCTTGAGCCCCCTAGGATACCCGGATCCGTCGTACCGCTCGTGGTGCAGAAGTATGAGGTCCGCGATGCCCGACAGCTCTGGCATGTTCTGGGCTATGCGGTATCCCACCTCGGGATGTCGCCTTACCTCCATGAGCTCCAGGTGGTCAAGGGGCCCGGGTTTAACCAAGGTTCTGGAGGCCACGGCGATCATCCCGATGTCGTGGTAGATGCAGAGCCCCTCAAGGTCCTCCACCGCCTCCCAGCCGAGTCCCGCCCCGTGGGCGGTCTCCAGGCACAGCCGGCGCAGCCGGTTCCTGTGCCCTTCGTTCTCGTGGCACTTGGTTCCCAGCAAGGACAGTATCTGATCCAGGATCCTCCTGCGCTGCTCCCTGCCCTCGGAGAGCTTGTGGCGGTACATCATCTCCTCCGCGTCCTTCAAGGCCTGTTGGATGCTTTGGCTTTGTTCCGTCTTGGCCCCCCAGCCCAGGGCTATGCTGATATCAAGCTCCCCCAGCCGGGCCTTTAAGGTCGCGTTGGCTATCCGTTCCGCCGCTATCCTCGCCCCGTCGGGGGTGGCGCCGGGGAGCAGCACCACGAACTCGTCCCCTCCCCAGCGGCCTACGATGTCGCCCCTGCGGCAGGCCCCCTTCAGCAGCCGTGCGGCGGTGACCAAAAGGGCGTCCCCCCGGTCGTGGCCGAAGGCGTCGTTGGTCATCTTAAGGCCGTTCACGTCCGCCATTATCACCGCCAGGGGCAGTACCTGCTCCTCCTCCAGCTGGACCATCTGTTCCTCCAGGAAGCGGCGGTTTGGAAGCTTGGTCAAGGAGTCGTGGTAGCTCATGTAGAGCATCCTGTCCCGCCACTTCTTCTCGTGGGTTATGTCCCTTAGCACCGCCACCGCGCCTAGCACGTTCCCCAGCGGGTCCTTTATGGCCGACGCGGAGCCCGATACGTGGAACTCCTCGGCGGAGGACTTAAGGAGCAGCTCTGACACCTGGATGGTCTTGCCGGTCTTAACCGCCGCCCCTAGGGGATCCCTTGGCTCCCCGGTCTTGGGGTCCAACAGGGGGAAGGCCTCGAAGAAACCCATCCCCAGGAGTCCGCTTGCGGGCTGCCCGCTCATCCGGCACGCCTCGGGGTTGGCGGAGGTTATGAGGCCCTGCCTGTCGGTGGTCACCACGGCGTCGCCGATGGACATGAGGGTGGTCTTGAGAAGCTCCCGCTCTTCCTCCAGCTCCTTCCTGAGCCTCTCCCGGTCGGTGACGTCGAAGATGATGGAGAAGAGGAGCTTATCCCCCATGACGTCCACCGGGGCGGAGTACACGTCCACCATCCGGATCTCCCCGCTTCTAAGCCGATGTGGGAAGAGGAAGTAGCGCTGCCTCCCGTTCAAGGCCCTAATGCGCCGGCGCTCCACCTCCTCCTTGGGGAGCACGTTTATGTCCTGGATGCACATGGTTCGGATCTCCTCCCGGGAGTACCCGTAGAAGTCCAACGCCGCGGGGTTGGCGTCCACTATCCTGCCGGCAATGGGCTCTATCAGGAGCATCACCGCCGAGTGGCCGTTGAACATGGCCTCGTACCTTGAAAGGGCCTCCTCCCTTTCCCGCTTGGCCCGGACCTGCTCGGTTATGTCCTTTATGAACCCCACTATGTGGGTGACATCTCCGCCGTTCATGACCGGGATTAGCACCGTGCTGAGGACCCTTTCTTTTTCCCCGGAGTACAGGGTCTCTTCGAAGATGAGGGTCTCCCTGTGGGAGACGCAGAGCCGGTAGTTCTCCTCTATCCTCTGGCTCGCCTCGCCCAGGAAGTCCCCCGCCTTGAGATCCCGGATGTCTAGGTCCCCTATGCCGGTTATCTCCCGGTAGTGCCGGTTCACCCGCAGGTATTTGAAGCCCTCATTGGTCACTTCAACCAGGAAGGCCCCCTCCTGGATGCCCTCGAAGACGATCTCGAACTCCAAGGACACGGTTTTCACCGCGTTCCCGGACTCCTCCAGAAGCTGTATTTGTTTCATCTCCCTGGACATGTCGTGGAAGATGACGGCGAAGGTGCCCCGCTTTGGGGAGAAGGCGGTGACCTTGAGCGGTTTGCCCAGGGACTCGGAGTAGGTTAGGGTCTCCTTGGGCTCTCCCGAGGAGGCCACGGAGGAGTAGAAGGCCACCCAGTCGAAGGAGTCCGAAAGGGTCTTTGGGAACGCCTCCCGCAGGGTCTTTCCCTCCGGGGACTCCTTGAGGGCCAGGGCGTCCAGGAAGGCCCGGTTCACCCACACGAAGCGGTAGTCGTGGGGTCTGCCGTCGGGCAGGTATATCATCTCGTGCAGGGCGAAGGGGACCGGCAGATTTTCGAAGAGGTCCCGCAGCAGCTCAGGGTCAGGGCGGTTCGTCAAGGCCATCACCTCCCGCGGCTTTCTTGGCTAAATATTTTAAATTAAAGTCGCGGTCTTTAAAAGCGCCAACGAAGGAGGCCGCCCGGTTATCCGGGCGGCCCTGGTTTTTTGGGGTCTTAAGTTATCGGTTCTTTGGGGCGGTTCACAGGTTCCCGTCCGGCGCCAGCGCGGGGTCTTGTGCGGGTTGGGTTTCGGACTTGGCCTCGTAGTCCTTCAGGAGTTTTGAGGCCACGTTGGAGAGCAGCAGTATGCCTATGAGGTTGAGGAGGGCCATGACGCCGTTGAAGAGGTCCGCCAGCTCCCAGACCAGGGGGACGGAGGTCATGGCGCCGAAGAGGAGCATTCCGAGCACCATGGCCCTGTATAGCGCAAGGCCGCCCTTGCCGCAGTTGGGGAAGAGGTACAGGAGGTTGCTCTCGCCGTAGTAGTAGTTCCCCAGTATGGAGGTCCAGGCGAAGAAGAGCACCGCGGCGGCGATGAAGTGGGGGCCGAAGGAGCCGATGGTGTTGCGCACCGCCAGCTGGGTGAGCTCTATGCCGGTCTTGCCGCTTTGGAGCTCCCCGGAGAGGAGGATTATGGAGGCGGTGGCGGAGCAGATGAGGATGGTGTCCACGAAGACCCCCATCATGGCCACGAAGCCCTGGCTTGCGGGGTATTTCACCTCCGCGGTGGCATGGGCGTTGGGGGTGGAGCCCATGCCAGCCTCGTTGGAGAAGAGGCCCCGGGCTACCCCGTACCGGAAGGCCTGGGCCACCGTGTGCCCTAAGACGCCGCCCGCGGCGGCTTTAAGGCCGAAGGCGCTCTTGAATATGAGGGACAGCACCTCTGGTATGAGGCTCATGTGGGAGAGCACCACGTAGAGGGACACCAGGATGTAGGCGATGGCCATGAAGGGCACCACCACCTCCGCCACCTTGGCTATGCG includes these proteins:
- a CDS encoding PAS domain-containing protein, producing the protein MTNRPDPELLRDLFENLPVPFALHEMIYLPDGRPHDYRFVWVNRAFLDALALKESPEGKTLREAFPKTLSDSFDWVAFYSSVASSGEPKETLTYSESLGKPLKVTAFSPKRGTFAVIFHDMSREMKQIQLLEESGNAVKTVSLEFEIVFEGIQEGAFLVEVTNEGFKYLRVNRHYREITGIGDLDIRDLKAGDFLGEASQRIEENYRLCVSHRETLIFEETLYSGEKERVLSTVLIPVMNGGDVTHIVGFIKDITEQVRAKREREEALSRYEAMFNGHSAVMLLIEPIAGRIVDANPAALDFYGYSREEIRTMCIQDINVLPKEEVERRRIRALNGRQRYFLFPHRLRSGEIRMVDVYSAPVDVMGDKLLFSIIFDVTDRERLRKELEEERELLKTTLMSIGDAVVTTDRQGLITSANPEACRMSGQPASGLLGMGFFEAFPLLDPKTGEPRDPLGAAVKTGKTIQVSELLLKSSAEEFHVSGSASAIKDPLGNVLGAVAVLRDITHEKKWRDRMLYMSYHDSLTKLPNRRFLEEQMVQLEEEQVLPLAVIMADVNGLKMTNDAFGHDRGDALLVTAARLLKGACRRGDIVGRWGGDEFVVLLPGATPDGARIAAERIANATLKARLGELDISIALGWGAKTEQSQSIQQALKDAEEMMYRHKLSEGREQRRRILDQILSLLGTKCHENEGHRNRLRRLCLETAHGAGLGWEAVEDLEGLCIYHDIGMIAVASRTLVKPGPLDHLELMEVRRHPEVGYRIAQNMPELSGIADLILLHHERYDGSGYPRGLKGLQIPIQCRIFALADSYDAMTQPRPYRSLMTPQEAAAKIQSLQGLAFDPELTELFLKIALGSR
- a CDS encoding alanine:cation symporter family protein, giving the protein MDSVLSSLHGAVSAANSILWGKVMVWLLLGTGVFYTLRLRFPQVRHFIHMFKATLKGRDSSGQGISSFQALCTGLAAQVGTGNLAGVATALVSGGPGAVFWMWMTAVLGMATIFAEAVLAQVFRVKDKEGNYRGGPAYYLEKGLGQRWMGVLFAVSIILAMAFVFNAVQSNSIAAGLRGAFGARELPVAMCLMAVTGLVIFGGLKRIAKVAEVVVPFMAIAYILVSLYVVLSHMSLIPEVLSLIFKSAFGLKAAAGGVLGHTVAQAFRYGVARGLFSNEAGMGSTPNAHATAEVKYPASQGFVAMMGVFVDTILICSATASIILLSGELQSGKTGIELTQLAVRNTIGSFGPHFIAAAVLFFAWTSILGNYYYGESNLLYLFPNCGKGGLALYRAMVLGMLLFGAMTSVPLVWELADLFNGVMALLNLIGILLLSNVASKLLKDYEAKSETQPAQDPALAPDGNL